The sequence GTCGGTCGCCGTTCTGATCACCGTCGCCGGGGCCCTCGTGGTGGGTCTGGCGGGGACCGCTCCGGACCGGGACAACGCGTTTACCGCGCCCGGCCTCGATCCGCTGACCTTCGACGAGGCGCAGAACGAGTTCTATCGGCTGACGCCTGCCCTGCTCCTAGTCGTCTACGAGGCGTTCGGGCGGACGGGGGAGGACGAGATCTACGACACGCTGGCCGACGTGGCCCATGCGGAGGCGCTGGAGCAGCTCTATCTCGAGCGCGTCGGCGCCATGGCGGGCGGCGGGCTGGAGGAGGCCGATCAGGAGATCCATGAGATCAAGCTGCTCTCCTCGACGGTCACGAACGGAGGCGATGCGCTTCTCATCGATGCGTCCTGGCAGGTGATCGGCACGGTCGGCCATGCCGAACATCTTCACGTGCGGGGCAACAGCTACAGCGCGGACCTGACGATTTCGCCTGTCGATGGCGCCTGGAAGATCACCGATTTCGAGCTTCTCGACGTGAGCCGCGATGCGGCCGGCGAGACTTTCACGCCGCCGCCGACGAACTGATGGTCGAGATCGAGGACCTGACCTTCTCCTACCCGTCCGGCGGCTTCGGCCTTCGGGTGCCGTCGCTCACGCTGAAGGATGGCGAGCGACTGGCGATCGTCGGGCCGAGCGGGAGCGGCAAGACCACCCTGCTGAACCTGATCGCGGGGATCCTTCGTCCCGCAACGGGTCGGATCGACGTGGGCGGCACGGACGTGACCACCCTGAGCGATGCGGAGCGGCGGCGCTTCAGGGCGAGCCGGATCGGGTTCGTCTTTCAGGACTTTGCGCTGCTCGACTACCTGCCCGCGCGGCAGAACATCCTTTATCCCTATCGCATTTCTCCGGGCCTGGTGCTGGACGCGGCAGCACGGTCGCGGGCGGAGGCGCTGGCGACCGCGTCGGGCATCGGGGACAAGCTCGACCGGCATCCGTCGGCCCTGAGTCAGGGTGAGCAACAGCGGGTCGCGATCTGCCGGGCGCTGGTCACGCAACCGAAGCTCGTCCTGTCCGACGAGGCGACGGGCAACCTCGATCCCGAAAGCAAGGCGCGGATCCTCGACCTGCTCTTCGAACGGGCGGAGGCGGCGGGCGCGTCGGTGCTGGCCGTCACGCATGACCACGAGCTGCTGCCGCGCTTCGACCGCGTGCTGGATTTCAACGAGTTTCGCGAGGGTGCGGTGGCGTGAACGCTCTCTACCTCGCGTTCGCCTATCTGCGCTACAACTGGGTGCGCAGCCTCGTGATGGTGCTCGTCGCGGCGCTGATCCTGTTCGTGCCGGTGGCCACGCAGATCCTGCTGTCGACGAGCGAGCGGACGCTGACGGCGCGCGCCGACGCCACACCGCTGGTTCTGGGCAGCCGGGGGTCGGCGCTCGATCTGACGATGGCGGCCCTCTACTTTTCGGAGGAAAGCCCCGAACCGGTGGAGATGCGCGAGGTCGAGGCGGTGTGGGACAGCGGGCTCGCGACGCCGATCCCGGTGCACACGGCGTTTTCGTCCGGAGGCTTCCGGATCGTGGGCACGACGCTCGACTATTTCGACTTCCGGGCGCTGGAGATCGCGGACGGCCGCGGGCTGGCGGTCCTTGGCGAGGCGGTCATAGGGGCCAATGTGGCGGCGGCGCTGGAGAAGGGGACGGGCGACGCGCTGGTCTCCTCCCCCCAGAACCTCTTCGATCTCGACGGGGTCTATCCGCTGGAGATGCCCATCGTCGGCGTTCTCGCCCCGACCAACACCGCCGATGACGATGCGATCTTCGTCGATATCAAGACGTCCTGGGTGATCCAGGGCATCGGGCATGGGCACGAGGATGTGGTGACCGCCTCGGATGTCGAAGCGGGGCTGGACGTGACGGCGAATGCGGCGGTGGTCGAGTACCAGCGGATCACGGCCGAAAACCTCGACAGCTTCCACTTCCACGGGGCCGAGGCGGATTTTCCCGCGACCGCCGTGATCGTCGTGCCCAACGACACGCGCGCCGGTACGATCCTGCGGGGGCGCTACCTCGACCCGGAGGCGCGCACCCAGTTGTTCGAGCCCGCCGGTGTGGTTCAGGGGCTGGTCGACCGGATCTTCCGGATCAAGGCGCTGCTGGATGTCGTGACCGCGATCATCGCCGTCGCGGCCCTCGCGGCGGTCGGCCTTGCGGTGTTTCTCAGCTACCGGCTGCGCGCGGGTGAGATCGCGACGGCGGTCAAGCTCGGCGCGCGGCGCGGAATGGTGCTGCGGCTCTTGGCAGCCGAGACCGTCACATTACTCTTTCTGTCTGGCGTTATTGCTACAATGGGGGCCGCCATCGTTGCCCGGAACGCGGAGGCGTGGGTGGGATGGCTCCTGGCCCTCGGGACGTAAACACGAAGGATGAGATGATCATGAACAAGACACTTCTGGCGGCGCCGCTCGCCGTGATCCTCGCGGCCGGTCCGTCCGCCGCGCATTACGGCATGATCATCCCCAACGACCCGATGATCAGTCAGGAGGACGGGCGGAGCGTCACGCTGACCATGTCATTCTCGCATCCCTTCGAGATGGACGGCATGATGCTGGAGCGTCCGGTGTCCTTCGACGTGACGCACGAAGGGGAGACGACCGACCTCCTGGGCAGCCTGCAGGACGCCACCGTGATGGACGAGCAGGGCTACAGCCTCGACTATCCGCTGGAGCGGCCGGGCACCTACATCTTCTCGATGGAGCCGCAGCCCTATTGGGAGCCGGCCGAGGACGCCTTCATCATCCACTACACGAAGACCTACGTGACCGCCTATGGCGACGACGAGGGGTGGGATACCGAGCTTGGTCTGAAGACGGAGATCGTGCCGCTCTCCAAACCCTTCGCGCTGTGGGAGCACAACGTGTTCCAGGGCATCGTCAAGCTGGATGGCGAGGCCGTGCCCTACGCCGAGGTCGAAGTCGAGTTCTTCAACGATGGTGGTGCCGCGACGGTGCCCGACGAGCTGATGATCACCCAGACCGTGAAAGCGGACGAGAACGGCGTCTTCACCTACGCCCCGCCCGCAGGCGGCTGGTGGGGCTTCGCGGCACTGAACACGGCCGACTACACCCTGCCGCAGGATGGCGAGGACAAGGCCGTGGAACTCGGCGCGGTGATCTGGGTCCACTTCGAGAACTGGACGGGCGAGTGAGCCGTCTGCGCGCCCTGACCGCCTCCCTCGCGCTGATCGCGCCGG is a genomic window of Pontivivens ytuae containing:
- a CDS encoding ABC transporter ATP-binding protein — its product is MVEIEDLTFSYPSGGFGLRVPSLTLKDGERLAIVGPSGSGKTTLLNLIAGILRPATGRIDVGGTDVTTLSDAERRRFRASRIGFVFQDFALLDYLPARQNILYPYRISPGLVLDAAARSRAEALATASGIGDKLDRHPSALSQGEQQRVAICRALVTQPKLVLSDEATGNLDPESKARILDLLFERAEAAGASVLAVTHDHELLPRFDRVLDFNEFREGAVA
- a CDS encoding ABC transporter permease, with amino-acid sequence MNALYLAFAYLRYNWVRSLVMVLVAALILFVPVATQILLSTSERTLTARADATPLVLGSRGSALDLTMAALYFSEESPEPVEMREVEAVWDSGLATPIPVHTAFSSGGFRIVGTTLDYFDFRALEIADGRGLAVLGEAVIGANVAAALEKGTGDALVSSPQNLFDLDGVYPLEMPIVGVLAPTNTADDDAIFVDIKTSWVIQGIGHGHEDVVTASDVEAGLDVTANAAVVEYQRITAENLDSFHFHGAEADFPATAVIVVPNDTRAGTILRGRYLDPEARTQLFEPAGVVQGLVDRIFRIKALLDVVTAIIAVAALAAVGLAVFLSYRLRAGEIATAVKLGARRGMVLRLLAAETVTLLFLSGVIATMGAAIVARNAEAWVGWLLALGT
- a CDS encoding DUF4198 domain-containing protein; this encodes MNKTLLAAPLAVILAAGPSAAHYGMIIPNDPMISQEDGRSVTLTMSFSHPFEMDGMMLERPVSFDVTHEGETTDLLGSLQDATVMDEQGYSLDYPLERPGTYIFSMEPQPYWEPAEDAFIIHYTKTYVTAYGDDEGWDTELGLKTEIVPLSKPFALWEHNVFQGIVKLDGEAVPYAEVEVEFFNDGGAATVPDELMITQTVKADENGVFTYAPPAGGWWGFAALNTADYTLPQDGEDKAVELGAVIWVHFENWTGE